A segment of the Candidatus Thermoplasmatota archaeon genome:
GTGACATTCTTCGGGTGCTCAATCAGGATACCGTCGTCCGGTGTCCATGTCCCGGCCCTCCAATCCTGGACCATGGCGTCGGTCCCGTTCCACGTGACCCCTGAGGGATATGAGCAATACTTCGTCTCACCGGAGAGCACGATCAGGCCCTGCCCGTGGTACCGCACCTCGCTGATGAGCCTCCCGGTGCTCTCTCTGATGGCCATCGTCGCGTTCTCCCCACGAGCGCTCACGAGGATGCCGGACCCGCCGTAGTATCTGAGCGAGTAGTTCGTATCCGTTCTGAAATCCCCAAACTGAAGGCTGCCCAGGTCAAACGGCAGGTCCCCGATGTCGAAGGAGAAGTAAGTGCCGTTCTCCGAGATCTCGATGGAAGTCTGGTTGAGCGCGTACACTCTGAACTCGTAACTGTTGTTCGTAGGAACGCTCTGAGTATCTTTGCTGTCCACCGATCCGATGGTCAGATCCCTTGGAATGAACAGCACGGCCAGAACAAATGCGATGAGGATGCCCGCGCAGACCATGAGTCCGCGTCCAACGGGCTTATGCCTCTTCTCGAACCTGGACTGACGCGCGTCCGCAATGAAACCATGGTCTGGAGAGATCAGAGCCCCCATGACGCCTGAGTCTTCCTCCCGGCTATATAGAACGGAACGAGCCGGCTATCAGCCTATCATTATCGATACGCAGAATGGGCACGTCGATGCAGCATGTGCCCTGCGATGTCTTTCAATCGTTGAGACTCGAATCGGAGGGATTATCCATTAGAGAAGGTAAAGATGCGACAGGGGGAGCTGGTACGGACTCACAACTCAATACTCATATTCCAGTTCCTGAAATCGAAGCGAAGAACGCAATCTAGTCTAGCCAGAAAATCCCTTCCCAGGAGAGCCGGGTACGGAAAGTCCGACTTCCTAGTCCTTCCACCTGAATGCTTAGTCTCATGAAGTGACAGCAATACCGGGAGTTCCTTGAACTCCACCTCATGAAAGTGATTTTCCGAATCAACGAGACATACCAGCAGGGGTTCTGGAATGACCCTCACGTTTCCTCTTCCACCAACACCCAGAGTTCTGGTCGAAGGGGTCGGCAGCTCCCTCGGCTCGAACCCCAACTTGGTCGCGTCGGACTCACTTATCGCAGTCGATGAGTTACCAGTATCTACAAGGAACATGACAGGCGTGCTAGTGGATTTTGAAGGGACGGAGACAAAACCGGGGGCGAATGGAGCGTCGTCAAACCCCCCGAGCTTCTCAATTCTGACAAGCGCCAGACGCCCACCCTGTTCAGAGAATCCAGACCGTACCTTCGTCGGTGATCAACTCGATGACCACAACGCCGAAATCACGGATGCCGTTCTTCTTGAGCTGCCTAAAGATCGAATCCTGGCTACCACTAACAGCGATGACCTGCCCTTTGTCCACTGCGATGTATTTGTTCAGGTACTTCCGCCGGAGTTCTGGCATATGGTCGGAGACCCAGTGCTTGTTATTAGTGGCCTCACGAACTCGGGCGACGGCAACATCTCTCGCGGAAGCGTCCATGAACAAAGAAGGTTGAGCCATTGACCACACCCAAGACAGTTGTACACATTCAGATTCTGCGAGTTCGTATATAAATGTTGTTTGCCGATGTCCGTTGAATGTAGCGAATCTGGCGAGCTTCCATGCAAGGACGACTTTCAGTGACATACCCTAGGAACGACATTTATTATCCTGCCACGGCTCATTCAGGGCCGAAATCCCCATGATAATCTCCAAGACACCCCTAAGGGTCAGCTTCGCCGGCGGAGGCACCGACATAGCCGATTATTACAGGACCGGGCACGGCGCCGTCGTGAGCTCCGCCATCAAGAAGTATGTCTATGTCACCGTCAACAAGCGGTTCGACGACGACATACGCATCAGCTACTCCAAGACCGAGATCGTCGATTCCTTAGACAAGGTCGAGCACGGGCTCGTCAGGGAAGCCCTGCGCAAGGTCGGCATCAGGAACGGCATCGAGATCACCACCATCGCGGACATCCCCTCCAAAGGCACTGGGCTTGGCTCATCGTCCGCAATCGCCGTCGGACTCCTGAACGCGCTGTACGCCTTCAAAGGCTATCGGGCAAGTCCGAAGAAGCTCGCAGAGGAAGCCTGCGAGATCGAGATCGAGAAGCTCGGCGAACCCATAGGCAAGCAG
Coding sequences within it:
- a CDS encoding retropepsin-like domain-containing protein → MFLVDTGNSSTAISESDATKLGFEPRELPTPSTRTLGVGGRGNVRVIPEPLLVCLVDSENHFHEVEFKELPVLLSLHETKHSGGRTRKSDFPYPALLGRDFLARLDCVLRFDFRNWNMSIEL